In a single window of the Nodularia spumigena CCY9414 genome:
- a CDS encoding DUF3352 domain-containing protein, with product MPERKANLLIPAVGATVLVAGTVAAYIYFKGPSGDSSSALGSAKLVPSTALMATYITTEPEAWAKLAEFGTPETQKLLAKGLEDFKQDFLSEGNISYEQDLKPWVGGVMVAVLPPNSTQLAQSNQPSAATKGQTKSHILMVVGIKDKLKSLNFAKKLKAQKDVKVEEFDYKGETITAVTENGRLTYSAVLNNNHVVLSSEKPDVETAIETFKGKPSFASQEGAKTILTANADMKNILAQVYIPDYAEMMQQLVAASPQARQLPPQSLKQLQQVKSMVARVGVDDQGVRMKAIANLNPQLNTFEYQTTPAKIVSQLPLDTFALMTGNGISRSWSTIVEQSEDDPAFNQILQQMRGQLKFVNIDLDKDVFGWMDQEFAFAAMPSNQGILANLGVGGALVLGTSDRQTATATFSKLDNLAKTQRINVTTINIDGKDITEWQMPGQGALLSHGWLNQDTVFLAVGGSVADAIATNDTPKLDSSDTFKAVTGSLQKPNAGYFYIDAEKTAFLVNRFMTQGQPLPSEANTVLSAIHGFGVTLTSPNKSIAQLEMLLALKPKTAK from the coding sequence ATGCCCGAACGTAAAGCGAATTTGTTAATTCCTGCTGTTGGTGCGACTGTACTCGTGGCGGGAACTGTAGCTGCTTATATCTATTTTAAAGGGCCATCTGGAGATAGCTCCAGCGCTCTAGGGAGTGCTAAATTAGTCCCTTCTACAGCACTGATGGCAACTTATATTACCACTGAACCCGAAGCCTGGGCGAAGTTAGCAGAGTTTGGCACTCCAGAAACGCAAAAGCTCCTAGCCAAAGGGTTAGAAGATTTTAAACAAGATTTTTTGAGTGAAGGTAATATTTCATACGAACAAGATTTGAAGCCTTGGGTTGGTGGTGTGATGGTGGCTGTACTACCGCCCAATTCTACTCAACTTGCACAATCGAATCAGCCTAGTGCGGCGACAAAGGGACAAACAAAATCTCATATCTTGATGGTAGTAGGTATTAAAGATAAACTGAAGTCCTTGAATTTTGCCAAGAAATTAAAAGCACAAAAAGATGTCAAAGTTGAGGAATTTGATTACAAAGGTGAAACAATCACAGCAGTTACAGAAAATGGCAGACTGACATATAGTGCTGTTTTAAATAATAATCATGTAGTATTATCTTCGGAAAAGCCAGATGTAGAAACGGCTATTGAAACTTTCAAAGGAAAGCCTTCTTTCGCCAGTCAAGAAGGTGCAAAGACGATTCTCACTGCTAACGCAGATATGAAAAACATTCTCGCTCAAGTTTATATACCAGACTATGCGGAAATGATGCAACAATTGGTAGCTGCAAGTCCCCAGGCTAGGCAATTACCACCACAAAGTCTGAAACAGTTGCAACAAGTAAAATCTATGGTGGCGCGTGTTGGGGTTGATGATCAGGGAGTGCGGATGAAGGCGATCGCTAATTTAAATCCACAACTGAATACATTCGAGTATCAAACAACGCCGGCAAAAATAGTCAGTCAATTACCCTTGGATACCTTTGCATTGATGACTGGTAATGGCATCAGCCGCAGTTGGTCAACTATAGTAGAACAGTCTGAAGATGATCCTGCATTTAATCAAATATTACAACAGATGCGGGGACAACTCAAGTTTGTGAATATTGACCTAGATAAAGACGTTTTTGGGTGGATGGATCAGGAATTTGCCTTTGCTGCTATGCCATCGAATCAAGGGATATTAGCGAATCTGGGTGTAGGCGGTGCATTAGTATTAGGAACAAGCGATCGCCAAACTGCGACAGCCACTTTTAGCAAACTAGATAACCTCGCTAAAACTCAAAGAATCAACGTCACTACCATAAATATCGACGGTAAAGATATCACTGAATGGCAAATGCCCGGACAAGGAGCTTTATTATCTCATGGTTGGCTAAATCAAGATACCGTATTTTTGGCAGTTGGTGGTTCTGTAGCTGATGCGATCGCCACAAACGATACTCCCAAGCTCGATAGTAGCGACACCTTCAAAGCTGTAACTGGTTCACTGCAAAAACCCAATGCTGGTTACTTCTATATAGATGCAGAAAAAACCGCGTTCCTAGTTAATCGCTTTATGACACAAGGACAACCTTTGCCATCTGAGGCTAACACAGTCCTGAGTGCCATTCATGGTTTTGGTGTCACCCTTACCAGTCCCAACAAGTCTATCGCTCAATTGGAGATGTTATTAGCTCTGAAACCGAAAACGGCGAAGTAG
- a CDS encoding 1-acyl-sn-glycerol-3-phosphate acyltransferase, translated as MPKSINSTQPPLKFIRQSFNPFILQIFRWLLPIVLRFRTKPWLPAGIVHIEAENVETLAKLYHQFQAGKIRFLIAFRHPEVEDPLCMLYLLSYILPNVARQHGIKLQEPIHSYFLYDRGMTIWAGNWLGRLFSKVGGVPIRRGRRVDRQAIQTARELFCNGEMAIAVAPEGGNNGHSEIVSPLEPGVAQLGFWCVEDLQKAQRSETVVIVPIGIQYSYVEPPWSKLHKLLTKLEADSGLEPIDQPATPEIYYQRICRLGEYLITEMEEFYRRFYHQDIPKTISIDESASPNDILIARLHRLMDKALQVPEAYFGVQAQGNFIDRCRRLEEAGWNYIYRDDIADINALPPFKRGLADWVASEADLKMQHMRIVESFVAVTANYIQEKPTAERFAETTLLMFDLLSRIQESTLPGRPRLGLRKALITVGEPISVTERWEKTQGNRSATRQAVNTLTKDLQTAMENLIQDN; from the coding sequence TTGCCTAAATCAATCAACTCGACCCAACCACCACTCAAATTTATTCGCCAAAGCTTTAACCCCTTTATACTCCAAATTTTCCGGTGGTTATTGCCTATTGTGCTACGTTTTCGCACTAAACCGTGGCTACCTGCGGGTATTGTCCACATTGAAGCTGAGAATGTTGAGACATTAGCTAAACTTTATCACCAATTCCAGGCTGGCAAAATTCGCTTTTTGATTGCATTTCGTCATCCAGAGGTAGAAGATCCTCTGTGTATGTTATATCTACTTTCCTACATTTTGCCCAATGTTGCTCGCCAGCACGGGATTAAATTGCAAGAACCCATTCACAGCTACTTTCTTTATGACCGTGGGATGACTATATGGGCGGGAAATTGGCTAGGGCGGTTATTCTCTAAAGTTGGGGGTGTTCCCATTCGTCGTGGTCGCCGAGTAGATAGACAAGCGATTCAAACCGCACGAGAATTGTTTTGTAATGGTGAAATGGCGATCGCAGTTGCACCAGAAGGAGGTAATAATGGTCATAGTGAAATTGTCAGTCCCCTAGAACCCGGTGTGGCGCAATTAGGTTTCTGGTGTGTAGAAGACTTGCAAAAAGCCCAGCGTTCTGAGACTGTGGTAATTGTCCCGATTGGTATTCAGTATAGTTACGTCGAGCCACCTTGGTCAAAACTGCATAAGCTATTAACTAAATTAGAAGCTGATAGCGGTTTGGAACCAATTGATCAACCAGCGACTCCAGAAATTTACTATCAACGCATTTGTCGCTTGGGTGAATATTTGATTACCGAGATGGAAGAGTTTTATCGCCGCTTCTATCATCAAGATATCCCCAAAACCATATCGATTGATGAATCTGCAAGTCCTAATGATATTTTAATTGCGAGATTGCATCGTTTAATGGATAAAGCTTTACAGGTTCCTGAAGCATATTTTGGCGTACAAGCCCAAGGAAATTTTATTGATCGTTGTCGTCGTTTAGAAGAAGCCGGTTGGAATTACATTTACCGGGATGATATAGCAGATATCAATGCTTTACCACCGTTCAAACGCGGTTTAGCAGATTGGGTTGCGTCGGAAGCAGATTTGAAAATGCAACACATGAGAATTGTGGAAAGTTTTGTGGCTGTAACTGCTAATTATATCCAGGAAAAACCGACGGCGGAAAGGTTCGCAGAAACAACGTTATTAATGTTTGATTTGCTGTCTCGTATTCAGGAATCTACTCTTCCCGGAAGACCTCGCTTGGGTTTGCGAAAGGCGCTGATTACTGTCGGTGAACCGATTTCTGTGACTGAACGCTGGGAAAAAACTCAAGGGAATCGCTCTGCAACTCGTCAAGCTGTGAATACATTGACAAAAGACTTACAAACTGCTATGGAAAATTTAATTCAGGATAATTAG
- a CDS encoding SDR family oxidoreductase produces MPEEILQPPQEQKPPGKESEMKPKPKADDPQYQGSGKLNNKVALITGGDSGIGRAVAIAFAKEGADVALVYLMEHDDAKETKHLVENLGRRVVAIAGDITDETFCQQAVEQTVEQLGKLDILINNAAEQHPQESIEDISKEQLERTFRTNIFSMFYLTKAAMKHLKAGSSIINSTSVTAYKGNAKLLDYSSTKGAIVAFTRSLSQNLVSKEIRVNAVAPGPIWTPLIPSTFPADQVATFGKQVPMGRAGQPEEVAPSYVFLASDDASYMTGQVLHPNGGSIVNG; encoded by the coding sequence ATGCCAGAAGAAATCTTACAACCACCACAGGAACAAAAACCACCCGGTAAAGAATCAGAAATGAAGCCCAAACCTAAAGCTGATGACCCCCAGTATCAAGGTAGTGGCAAATTAAACAATAAAGTAGCATTAATCACAGGGGGAGATAGTGGTATTGGTCGAGCTGTGGCGATCGCCTTTGCGAAAGAAGGTGCAGATGTGGCGCTGGTTTACTTGATGGAACATGACGATGCGAAAGAAACCAAACATTTGGTAGAAAATCTTGGGCGGCGTGTAGTGGCGATCGCAGGCGATATTACCGATGAAACCTTTTGTCAGCAAGCTGTAGAACAAACCGTTGAGCAATTAGGTAAACTCGATATTCTGATTAATAACGCTGCTGAACAACATCCGCAAGAAAGCATTGAGGACATTAGTAAAGAGCAACTAGAGCGCACTTTCCGCACTAATATTTTCTCGATGTTTTACCTGACTAAAGCCGCAATGAAACACCTAAAAGCAGGTAGTTCCATCATTAATAGTACATCCGTCACAGCGTATAAAGGTAATGCCAAATTACTCGATTATTCCTCTACAAAAGGGGCAATAGTCGCCTTTACTCGTTCCTTATCACAAAATTTAGTCTCCAAAGAGATTCGAGTTAATGCTGTCGCACCTGGACCGATTTGGACACCATTAATTCCTTCCACTTTTCCCGCAGATCAAGTTGCAACTTTCGGTAAACAAGTTCCAATGGGACGAGCCGGACAACCTGAAGAAGTTGCACCCAGTTATGTCTTTTTAGCTTCCGATGATGCGTCTTATATGACTGGTCAAGTATTACATCCCAATGGTGGTTCAATCGTCAACGGCTAA
- a CDS encoding TVP38/TMEM64 family protein, protein MIQKPKPRTNRTLKFLIITFLIITLIFLAQYINIPVILNNSILWVQSLGVFGPIAYIVIYNLATILFIPGSLLTLKGGCLFGLFWGAVYVLIAAIIGAILAFILGRYLSRDWVSQQINKHPQFQAIDLAVAKEGWKIVLLTRLCPIFPFNLLNYAFGVTQVSLKDYILGSFGIIPGTVMYVYMGSLAGDLAMINQNNPPINPEAQIWQWVMQIIGLIATIAITIYMTKIAQKALGESMVTAEVTKDETNN, encoded by the coding sequence ATGATTCAAAAACCCAAGCCCCGAACAAATCGTACACTCAAATTTTTAATAATTACTTTTCTGATTATTACCCTAATTTTCCTAGCCCAATACATCAACATTCCAGTAATTTTAAATAATTCCATTTTATGGGTGCAAAGTCTGGGTGTATTCGGACCCATTGCGTATATTGTCATTTATAACTTAGCCACAATATTATTTATCCCCGGTTCTCTCTTAACCCTCAAAGGTGGTTGCTTGTTTGGCTTATTTTGGGGTGCTGTATATGTGTTAATCGCCGCCATTATCGGAGCAATTTTAGCTTTTATCCTCGGACGCTATTTATCCCGTGATTGGGTTTCACAACAGATTAATAAACATCCTCAATTTCAAGCCATAGATTTAGCAGTAGCTAAAGAGGGATGGAAAATAGTCTTACTGACGCGTTTATGTCCCATCTTTCCATTCAACTTATTAAATTATGCTTTTGGAGTTACACAAGTTTCGCTCAAAGACTATATATTAGGTTCCTTTGGCATTATTCCCGGTACAGTTATGTACGTTTATATGGGTTCCTTAGCAGGTGATTTAGCCATGATAAATCAGAATAATCCGCCAATTAATCCCGAAGCGCAAATCTGGCAATGGGTAATGCAAATAATTGGATTAATTGCCACTATTGCGATAACTATATATATGACAAAAATTGCTCAAAAAGCTCTAGGCGAAAGTATGGTGACAGCAGAAGTTACTAAAGATGAGACTAATAATTAA
- a CDS encoding TIGR04283 family arsenosugar biosynthesis glycosyltransferase translates to MRQIPVHNTISIIIPTFNEAANIENAIASTQPSTNVELIVVDGGSQDDTVSIAKSLGVKIILSPPGRASQMNAGAMAATSDILLFLHADTRLPAGFDNMVRSALQQPQTVAGAFTLRIDADNWALRWVEKGVNWRSHFYQMPYGDQAIFLTTEIFHKIGNFPNLPIMEDLELIRRLKRTGNITIIPVPVITSARRWLKKGVFHTTLLNQIVIIAYFLGVSPERIRSWYRREKLHKF, encoded by the coding sequence GTGAGACAAATCCCAGTGCATAACACAATTTCGATTATTATCCCCACCTTCAACGAAGCGGCAAATATTGAGAATGCGATCGCATCCACACAACCCAGTACAAATGTAGAATTAATTGTGGTGGATGGTGGCTCACAAGATGACACTGTAAGCATAGCCAAATCATTAGGTGTCAAAATTATTTTATCTCCCCCTGGTCGTGCTAGTCAAATGAACGCCGGTGCTATGGCCGCAACTAGCGACATTCTCCTGTTTCTTCATGCCGATACCCGCTTACCTGCTGGCTTTGATAACATGGTTCGTAGCGCCCTACAACAGCCTCAAACAGTAGCTGGTGCGTTCACGTTGCGGATTGATGCCGACAATTGGGCTTTGCGATGGGTAGAAAAAGGAGTAAACTGGCGATCGCACTTTTATCAAATGCCCTACGGTGATCAAGCAATATTTTTAACCACAGAAATATTCCATAAAATTGGCAACTTTCCGAATTTGCCCATCATGGAAGACTTGGAACTCATCCGGCGTTTAAAACGTACTGGTAATATTACTATCATTCCTGTACCAGTTATCACCTCAGCCCGGAGATGGTTAAAAAAAGGCGTATTTCACACTACCCTTCTCAATCAAATAGTAATTATTGCTTATTTCCTCGGTGTTTCACCCGAACGCATTCGCAGCTGGTATCGTCGGGAAAAACTTCATAAATTTTAA
- a CDS encoding DUF3134 domain-containing protein: protein MPNGPLSEEPRNQRATVIRTSNEFVLLEWLKANGRLIEREHQESQRLSQVEEISEMIELDDLPYDHDDDDSDMDLED, encoded by the coding sequence ATGCCTAACGGCCCTTTGAGTGAAGAACCTCGGAATCAACGAGCCACTGTAATTCGTACTAGTAATGAATTTGTTTTGCTAGAATGGCTAAAGGCAAATGGTCGCCTGATAGAGCGTGAACATCAAGAATCTCAGCGTCTGAGTCAAGTAGAAGAAATCTCTGAGATGATTGAGCTTGATGATCTGCCCTATGATCATGACGATGATGATTCAGATATGGATTTAGAAGATTAA
- a CDS encoding class I SAM-dependent methyltransferase produces the protein MANKTLGIEPQLYNYLLSVSLREPEILSQLREETAQHPMAMMQIAPEQGQFMALLVQLMGAKKTLEVGVFTGYSSLAVALALPPEGRVVACDVSEEFTAIALRYWQAAGVSDKIDLHIAPAMETLDQLLAAGEAETFDFAFIDADKSNYDGYYERSLQLVRPGGLILIDNVLWSGRVADTEVQDNRTTKIRALNEKLHQDERINLSLIPIADGLTLAHKK, from the coding sequence ATGGCGAATAAAACACTGGGAATAGAACCACAACTATATAACTACTTACTCTCTGTATCTTTACGGGAACCAGAAATCCTGTCTCAACTCAGGGAAGAAACAGCGCAGCATCCGATGGCGATGATGCAAATTGCACCGGAACAAGGACAATTTATGGCTTTGCTGGTGCAATTAATGGGAGCAAAGAAAACTTTAGAAGTGGGGGTATTTACGGGTTATAGTTCTCTAGCGGTGGCTTTGGCGTTACCTCCAGAAGGTCGGGTAGTAGCCTGTGATGTGAGTGAGGAATTTACAGCGATCGCACTTCGTTATTGGCAAGCAGCCGGAGTATCAGATAAAATTGATTTACATATTGCCCCAGCAATGGAGACATTAGATCAGTTACTCGCCGCAGGTGAAGCAGAAACCTTTGACTTCGCCTTCATTGATGCTGACAAAAGCAATTATGATGGTTATTATGAGCGATCGCTGCAATTAGTCCGTCCTGGTGGATTAATTTTGATTGATAATGTGCTTTGGTCTGGTAGAGTTGCAGATACCGAAGTTCAAGACAATCGCACTACAAAGATTCGCGCCTTGAATGAGAAATTGCATCAAGATGAGCGAATTAATTTGAGTTTAATTCCCATCGCTGATGGTTTAACCCTGGCGCACAAGAAATAA
- a CDS encoding class I SAM-dependent methyltransferase, with protein MNIPEDARQYAPATQRNREPILEVLLQVLPTTGTILEVASGTGEHAVYFAPRLSPRQWLPSEQNPLLRASVRAWAEECPSDNLYPPLELDASAPIWGVEKGNLPDSPIVAIVNINMIHISPWSACLGLMAGAGRILPNGGILYLYGPFKQNGEHTASSNAAFDQSLKERNPEWGVRNLEDVIEAAKTQDLTFKEIYQMPANNLSVVFQRAE; from the coding sequence ATTAATATACCGGAGGATGCGCGACAGTACGCGCCTGCAACTCAACGCAATCGTGAACCTATTTTAGAGGTGCTTTTACAAGTGTTACCTACAACTGGCACTATCTTGGAAGTTGCTAGTGGTACGGGTGAACACGCTGTATATTTTGCGCCCCGTCTTAGCCCTCGTCAATGGCTACCTTCTGAACAAAATCCGTTGTTACGCGCTAGTGTGAGGGCTTGGGCTGAAGAATGTCCATCAGATAATCTTTATCCACCTCTGGAACTTGATGCTAGTGCGCCAATTTGGGGAGTGGAGAAAGGTAATTTACCTGACTCACCCATTGTAGCTATAGTTAATATTAATATGATTCATATTTCACCTTGGTCAGCTTGTTTGGGATTAATGGCTGGTGCTGGTCGCATTTTGCCGAATGGTGGAATACTCTATTTATATGGACCGTTCAAACAAAACGGCGAACATACTGCTTCTAGCAATGCGGCCTTTGACCAATCTTTAAAGGAGCGAAATCCTGAGTGGGGTGTGCGTAATTTGGAAGATGTCATAGAAGCAGCTAAAACCCAAGACCTGACTTTTAAAGAAATTTACCAAATGCCGGCTAATAATCTTTCTGTCGTCTTTCAACGTGCTGAATAG
- the mgtE gene encoding magnesium transporter produces the protein MTETNHLNFTTQNITRSELQDLVRNQLQILLESGNLQEAKSILQPVQPADIAEAIEGLPEAMHALVFRLLPKTEAIEVYEYLDYSVQEHLIEELRSQDVRDIVDKMSPDDRARLFDELPAKVVNRLLEQLSPAERQATAQLLGYEADTAGRIMTPKLIYLKENFTVSQAIERIRSLANMSEMIYYLYVTDTARRLTGIVSLRELVVSQLEQTIGDIMTREVVFVHTDTDQEEVARLIQRYDFLAVPVVDKEQRLVGIVTVDDVIDILQRETTEDIYALGGGVQSDGDNYFQMSLLQVARKRVVWLFVLLITNTVTGTIIKSQEDILKQVVILTAFIPLLTGTGGNVGAQSSTVVIRGMSTDEIRSLKIWQVIGREAIAGAFLGLMLGSMATIWAYFLQGRAEVAFTVGISLVAISVIASVSGSALPFLFRAFRLDPALMSAPFITTAVDVLGVLIYFKLARVILGL, from the coding sequence TTGACTGAGACGAATCATTTAAACTTTACCACCCAAAATATCACGCGCAGCGAATTGCAAGATTTAGTGCGAAATCAGCTACAAATTCTCCTAGAATCGGGGAACTTGCAGGAAGCCAAATCTATTCTCCAACCTGTGCAACCTGCGGATATTGCTGAGGCCATTGAAGGTTTACCAGAAGCAATGCACGCTTTGGTGTTTCGCTTGCTTCCTAAAACTGAGGCTATCGAAGTTTATGAATATCTCGACTACAGTGTTCAAGAACATTTAATTGAAGAACTCAGAAGTCAGGATGTCCGTGACATTGTAGATAAAATGTCCCCGGATGACCGCGCCAGGTTATTTGACGAGTTACCAGCAAAAGTTGTCAATCGCTTGCTAGAACAATTGAGTCCAGCCGAACGCCAAGCTACAGCCCAACTTTTGGGTTATGAGGCGGATACAGCTGGGCGCATTATGACTCCAAAGTTAATTTATCTCAAAGAAAATTTTACGGTATCTCAAGCCATAGAGCGAATTCGCAGCCTCGCTAATATGAGTGAGATGATTTACTACCTTTATGTTACTGATACCGCTAGGCGTTTGACGGGAATTGTCTCTTTACGAGAGTTGGTGGTATCTCAGCTTGAACAAACCATTGGCGATATTATGACCCGTGAAGTGGTGTTTGTCCATACCGATACTGACCAAGAAGAAGTCGCTCGATTAATTCAAAGATATGATTTTTTAGCTGTTCCTGTGGTGGATAAAGAACAGCGTTTAGTAGGTATTGTCACTGTTGATGATGTGATTGATATTCTGCAACGAGAAACCACCGAGGATATCTACGCCTTGGGCGGTGGTGTGCAGTCTGATGGTGATAACTATTTTCAAATGAGTTTACTGCAAGTTGCCCGGAAGCGGGTGGTGTGGTTATTCGTTTTACTGATAACGAACACAGTCACGGGTACAATTATTAAGTCTCAAGAAGATATCTTAAAACAAGTAGTTATCCTGACAGCCTTTATTCCTTTGCTGACAGGCACTGGTGGTAATGTGGGCGCGCAGTCTTCTACAGTGGTAATTCGGGGGATGAGTACCGATGAAATTAGATCCCTGAAGATATGGCAGGTAATTGGCAGAGAAGCGATCGCCGGGGCGTTCTTGGGTTTAATGTTAGGTAGCATGGCCACCATCTGGGCTTACTTTCTGCAAGGACGCGCCGAGGTAGCATTCACTGTAGGTATCAGTCTGGTAGCTATTTCTGTGATTGCTTCTGTCTCAGGTTCAGCACTGCCATTTTTATTCCGCGCCTTCCGCTTAGACCCAGCCTTGATGTCAGCACCGTTTATTACTACAGCCGTTGATGTCTTGGGTGTTTTGATTTACTTTAAGTTGGCGCGAGTCATTTTAGGGTTATAG
- a CDS encoding PRC-barrel domain-containing protein, which translates to MTSEQIIRRSDILNTQVITRDNGKRLGVVNQLWVDIDQREVVALGLRDSLISISSLPRYMYLSTINQIGDVILVDNEDAIEDIEVETLSNLINWEVITETGEVLGRVRGFKFNGETGKILSIVIASLGLPQIPDQFLSTYEFSVDEIVSTGPSRLIVFEGAEERVNQLTVGVLERLGIGKAPWEREAEEEYGYTPRTVSPANQLPSGVPLQPPRTKVRAPEPVVEEEWTEDYVEEEIPQRQVMRARQYEPIEYEDDEEDNWSEASGRDRYQEAPARYEAQPQPYSKPYADDYDDYDDVEGDAWEDAPKPVNIPKKIKERQPEYEEEGGY; encoded by the coding sequence ATGACCTCTGAACAGATAATTAGGCGTTCCGACATATTAAACACCCAGGTGATTACTCGCGACAACGGCAAACGGCTCGGTGTCGTCAATCAGCTTTGGGTTGATATCGATCAAAGAGAGGTTGTGGCACTTGGTTTACGAGACAGCCTGATCTCTATTTCGAGTTTGCCACGATATATGTACCTCAGCACCATCAACCAAATTGGTGATGTAATTCTAGTTGATAACGAAGATGCTATTGAAGACATCGAAGTTGAAACATTAAGTAACCTGATTAACTGGGAAGTAATCACAGAAACAGGTGAAGTATTAGGCAGGGTGAGGGGTTTCAAATTCAATGGTGAAACTGGAAAAATTCTTTCTATAGTCATTGCCTCTTTAGGATTACCCCAAATTCCCGACCAATTTCTCAGCACCTACGAATTCTCAGTAGATGAAATCGTCAGCACTGGCCCCAGCAGGTTGATTGTCTTTGAAGGAGCCGAAGAACGAGTTAACCAGTTAACAGTGGGTGTGCTAGAGCGCTTAGGCATAGGTAAAGCACCGTGGGAGCGAGAAGCCGAAGAAGAATATGGCTATACTCCGCGCACAGTGTCACCAGCGAATCAGCTACCCAGTGGAGTCCCATTACAACCACCCAGAACTAAAGTCCGCGCTCCCGAACCCGTAGTTGAGGAAGAATGGACAGAAGACTATGTGGAAGAAGAAATCCCACAGCGTCAAGTCATGCGGGCGCGACAGTATGAACCCATAGAATACGAAGACGACGAGGAAGACAACTGGAGTGAAGCCAGTGGTAGGGATAGATATCAAGAAGCACCAGCCAGATATGAAGCCCAACCCCAGCCCTACAGCAAACCTTACGCCGACGACTACGACGACTACGACGATGTAGAAGGCGACGCATGGGAAGATGCACCAAAACCAGTCAACATTCCCAAGAAAATCAAAGAAAGGCAGCCAGAATACGAAGAAGAAGGCGGATATTAG
- a CDS encoding rhodanese-related sulfurtransferase: MKQENIQVVAALYKFVRLPDFAEKQEPLLSYCQSQGVKGTILLAAEGINGTITGSRQAVDSVLTFLRSDPRLSDLEAKESYTETQPFERMKVRLKPEIVTMGLPEVDPNQQVGTYVSPEEWNDLICDPDVIVIDTRNDYEVNIGTFKKAQNPQTKSFREFPEYVSQNLDPKQHKKVALFCTGGIRCEKASSFMISQGFAEVYHLKGGILKYLESVPTESSLWEGECFVFDERVAVRHGLESGSHELCFCCGHPISATDKTSPKYEEGISCPHCCDKLTAEKRVRQQEKWKQYQLSRNA; this comes from the coding sequence ATGAAGCAAGAAAATATCCAGGTGGTGGCAGCGCTGTATAAATTTGTCAGACTGCCCGATTTTGCCGAAAAACAAGAACCTCTGCTTTCTTACTGCCAATCACAAGGTGTTAAGGGGACAATTTTATTAGCAGCAGAGGGCATTAATGGCACTATTACCGGGTCGCGGCAAGCTGTTGACTCTGTTTTAACGTTTTTGCGTTCTGACCCCCGTTTATCCGACTTAGAAGCCAAAGAATCATACACCGAAACACAGCCTTTTGAACGGATGAAGGTGCGGCTAAAACCAGAAATTGTGACTATGGGTTTACCGGAAGTTGACCCAAATCAGCAGGTGGGGACTTATGTCAGTCCCGAAGAATGGAATGATTTGATTTGTGATCCTGACGTAATTGTAATTGACACTCGTAATGATTATGAGGTGAATATTGGGACTTTCAAAAAAGCCCAAAATCCTCAAACTAAATCATTCCGAGAGTTTCCCGAATATGTGAGTCAAAATCTCGACCCCAAGCAACACAAAAAAGTGGCTTTGTTCTGTACTGGTGGAATTCGTTGTGAAAAAGCCTCATCATTTATGATATCTCAAGGCTTTGCCGAAGTTTATCACCTCAAAGGCGGTATTCTGAAGTATTTAGAATCAGTCCCAACAGAGTCAAGTTTGTGGGAAGGTGAATGTTTTGTATTTGATGAACGAGTAGCCGTCCGTCATGGCTTAGAATCAGGTAGTCATGAATTATGCTTTTGTTGTGGACATCCAATTTCTGCGACAGATAAGACTTCCCCTAAATATGAAGAAGGTATTTCTTGTCCCCACTGTTGTGATAAACTCACCGCAGAAAAAAGAGTGCGTCAGCAAGAAAAGTGGAAACAATATCAATTAAGTCGTAATGCGTAA